Genomic window (Egicoccus halophilus):
GCGACGTCGTGGTCGGCCAGCCAGCTCGCCAGCGCCGCGACCAGGCGCGGCGAGTTCGGCGCGTGCACCACGTACCGGCCCGGCCGCAGCTCGGACACCGCGGCCTCGATCGCGGTGCCGAGGACGGCGACGTCGAGGCCGGCGCGGGCGGAGAACTCGAGCTCGCCCCACTCGCCGGTGGTGAGCTCGTCGGGAGTGCCCTCGGCCACCAAGCGGCCACGGTCGACGATCGCGACCCGGTCCGCGAGCTGTTCGGCCTCGTCGAGCAGGTGGGTCGTCAGCACCACCGACACCCCCTGGCCCTGCAGCTCCCGCACGTGCTCCCAGGTCAGCCGCCGCGCGGCCGGGTCCAGCCCGGCGGTCGGCTCGTCGAGGAACACCACCTCCGGACGCCCGATCAGCGCCAGCGCGAGCGACAGGCGCTGCTTCTGGCCGCCCGACAGGTCCCGGAACCGGGTCCGGCGGGCGTCGTCGAGCCCGACCCGTTCGAGCAGGGCCTCGGGGTCGAGCGGTTGGGCGTAGTAGCTGGCGAACAACCGCAGCACCTCGGCCGGACGCGCCATCGGATAGACGCCGCCCTCCTGCAGCATCAGCCCCACCCGCGGGCGCAACCGCGCGCCGTCGCGGTGCGGATCGAGCCCCAGGACCCGCACGGTGCCGG
Coding sequences:
- a CDS encoding ABC transporter ATP-binding protein — its product is MPEPPSIEIRGLTKRYGRTTAVDGLDLEVARGETLALLGPNGAGKTTTVECCEGFRRPDAGTVRVLGLDPHRDGARLRPRVGLMLQEGGVYPMARPAEVLRLFASYYAQPLDPEALLERVGLDDARRTRFRDLSGGQKQRLSLALALIGRPEVVFLDEPTAGLDPAARRLTWEHVRELQGQGVSVVLTTHLLDEAEQLADRVAIVDRGRLVAEGTPDELTTGEWGELEFSARAGLDVAVLGTAIEAAVSELRPGRYVVHAPNSPRLVAALASWLADHDVALGHLQAGRVSLEEVFLRLTEEERP